The Astyanax mexicanus isolate ESR-SI-001 chromosome 7, AstMex3_surface, whole genome shotgun sequence genome has a window encoding:
- the nt5c2a gene encoding 5'-nucleotidase, cytosolic IIa isoform X2, with product MSNVTSWSDRLQNYPDLPANMDGLSMKKYRREAYHRVFVNRSLAMEKIKCFGFDMDYTLAVYKSPEYESLGFDLTVERLVSIGYPQELLNFVYDPSFPTRGLVFDTTYGNLLKVDAYGNILVCAHGFNFMRGPEIRELYPNKFIQRGDTERFYILNTLFNLPETYLFACLVDFFTNCSRYTSCETGFKDGDLFMSFKSMFQDVRDAVDWVHFKGSLKEKTVENLEKYVVKDVKLPLLLSRMNEVAKVFLATNSDCKYTDKIMTYLFDFPHGPTAGSPHRPWQSYFDLILVDARKPVFFGEGTVLRQVDTTTGRLKIGTYTGPLQHGIVYSGGSSDIVCDLLGAKGKDILYIGDHIFGDILKSKKRQGWRTFLVIPELAQELHVWTDKSSLFEELQSLDIFLAELYKHLDSSSNERPDISSLQRRIKKVTHDMDMCYGMMGSLFRSGSRQTLFASQVMRYADLYAATFINLLYYPFSYLFRAAHVQMPHESTVEHTHVDINDTESPMATRNRRSVDFKDYECKRHQLTRSISEIQPPHLFPQTPQEITHCHDEDDDEEEEEEEEEEE from the exons ATGAGTAACGTTACTTCTTGGAGTGATCGACTTCAGAACTACCCGGACCTGCCTGCCAACATGGATGGCTTGTCAATGAAGAAATACAGGCGAGAAGCCTACCACAG AGTTTTTGTCAACAGAAGTTTGGCAATGGAGAAGATAAAGTGTTTTGGCTTTGATATGGATTACACTCTGGCAG TTTATAAGTCTCCGGAGTATGAATCTCTAGGCTTCGACCTAACTGTGGAGAGACTGGTTTCCATTGGTTACCCACAAGAGCTTCTAAACTTTGTCTATGACCCTTCTTTTCCAACCAG aggcTTGGTATTTGATACAACGTATGGCAATTTGTTGAAAGTGGATGCTTATGGCAACATATTGGTTTGTGCCCATGGTTTTAACTTCATGCGTGG GCCAGAGATTAGGGAACTGTATCCAAACAAGTTTATACAACGTGGGGATACAGAGCGATTCTACATCCTTAATACACTCTTCAACCTCCCTG AGACCTACCTTTTTGCCTGCTTAGTTGATTTCTTCACCAACTGCTCCAGATACACTAG CTGTGAAACTGGATTTAAAGATGGAGATCTCTTCATGTCCTTCAAAAGCATGTTTCAGGATGTCCGGGATGCTGTTGACTGGGTCCATTTTAAG GGTTCCCTAAAAGAGAAGACAGTTGAAAACCTTGAGAAATATGTAGTGAAAGAT GTCAAGCTGCCTCTTCTGCTCAGTCGGATGAATGAGGTTGCCAAAGTGTTCCTGGCCACTAACAGTGACTGCAAGTACACAGAT AAAATCATGACGTACTTGTTTGACTTCCCTCATGGTCCTACA GCAGGCTCACCTCATCGGCCTTGGCAGTCATACTTTGATCTCATTCTGGTTGATGCTAGAAAGCCTGTGTTTTTTGGGGAAGGCACAGTGCTGAGACAAGTGGATACG ACCACTGGGAGGCTAAAAATTGGAACATACACAGGACCACTGCAGCATGGAATTGTATACTCAGGTG GTTCGTCAGACATTGTGTGTGATCTATTGGGGGCGAAAGGGAAGGACATCTTGTACATTGGTGATCACATTTTCGGCGACATCCTCAAGTCCAAGAAGCGTCAGGGTTGGAGAACGTTCCTTGTAATTCCTGAGTTGGCTCAGGAGCTGCATGTCTGGACTGACAAGAGCT cTCTTTTTGAGGAACTGCAGAGTCTGGATATTTTCCTGGCAGAGCTCTACAA GCATTTGGACAGCAGTAGTAATGAGAGACCTGACATTAGTTCCCTGCAGAGAAGGATTAAG AAAGTAACACATGACATGGATATGTGCTACGGAATGATGGGTAGTCTGTTTCGCAGTGGATCCAGGCAGACACTCTTCGCATCACAGGTGATGCGTTATGCTGATCTGTATGCTGCCACCTTCATCAACCTACTCTACTACCCCTTCAGTTACCTGTTCAGAGCAGCCCATGTACAG ATGCCTCATGAGTCCACTGTAGAACACACTCATGTGGACATCAATGACACCGAGTCACCCATGGCAACACGCAACCGTCGCTCTGTGGACTTCAAAGACTACGAGTGCAAGAGGCACCAGCTGACACGGTCCATCAGTGAGATCCAGCCTCCTCATCTGTTCCCTCAGACACCACAGGAGATCACACACTGCCATGACGAGGacgatgatgaggaggaggaggaggaagaagaggaggaagaataG
- the nt5c2a gene encoding 5'-nucleotidase, cytosolic IIa isoform X1, which translates to MSNVTSWSDRLQNYPDLPANMDGLSMKKYRREAYHSLPRELAQCHPAMRVFVNRSLAMEKIKCFGFDMDYTLAVYKSPEYESLGFDLTVERLVSIGYPQELLNFVYDPSFPTRGLVFDTTYGNLLKVDAYGNILVCAHGFNFMRGPEIRELYPNKFIQRGDTERFYILNTLFNLPETYLFACLVDFFTNCSRYTSCETGFKDGDLFMSFKSMFQDVRDAVDWVHFKGSLKEKTVENLEKYVVKDVKLPLLLSRMNEVAKVFLATNSDCKYTDKIMTYLFDFPHGPTAGSPHRPWQSYFDLILVDARKPVFFGEGTVLRQVDTTTGRLKIGTYTGPLQHGIVYSGGSSDIVCDLLGAKGKDILYIGDHIFGDILKSKKRQGWRTFLVIPELAQELHVWTDKSSLFEELQSLDIFLAELYKHLDSSSNERPDISSLQRRIKKVTHDMDMCYGMMGSLFRSGSRQTLFASQVMRYADLYAATFINLLYYPFSYLFRAAHVQMPHESTVEHTHVDINDTESPMATRNRRSVDFKDYECKRHQLTRSISEIQPPHLFPQTPQEITHCHDEDDDEEEEEEEEEEE; encoded by the exons ATGAGTAACGTTACTTCTTGGAGTGATCGACTTCAGAACTACCCGGACCTGCCTGCCAACATGGATGGCTTGTCAATGAAGAAATACAGGCGAGAAGCCTACCACAG CTTACCAAGGGAACTGGCCCAATGTCATCCTGCTATGAG AGTTTTTGTCAACAGAAGTTTGGCAATGGAGAAGATAAAGTGTTTTGGCTTTGATATGGATTACACTCTGGCAG TTTATAAGTCTCCGGAGTATGAATCTCTAGGCTTCGACCTAACTGTGGAGAGACTGGTTTCCATTGGTTACCCACAAGAGCTTCTAAACTTTGTCTATGACCCTTCTTTTCCAACCAG aggcTTGGTATTTGATACAACGTATGGCAATTTGTTGAAAGTGGATGCTTATGGCAACATATTGGTTTGTGCCCATGGTTTTAACTTCATGCGTGG GCCAGAGATTAGGGAACTGTATCCAAACAAGTTTATACAACGTGGGGATACAGAGCGATTCTACATCCTTAATACACTCTTCAACCTCCCTG AGACCTACCTTTTTGCCTGCTTAGTTGATTTCTTCACCAACTGCTCCAGATACACTAG CTGTGAAACTGGATTTAAAGATGGAGATCTCTTCATGTCCTTCAAAAGCATGTTTCAGGATGTCCGGGATGCTGTTGACTGGGTCCATTTTAAG GGTTCCCTAAAAGAGAAGACAGTTGAAAACCTTGAGAAATATGTAGTGAAAGAT GTCAAGCTGCCTCTTCTGCTCAGTCGGATGAATGAGGTTGCCAAAGTGTTCCTGGCCACTAACAGTGACTGCAAGTACACAGAT AAAATCATGACGTACTTGTTTGACTTCCCTCATGGTCCTACA GCAGGCTCACCTCATCGGCCTTGGCAGTCATACTTTGATCTCATTCTGGTTGATGCTAGAAAGCCTGTGTTTTTTGGGGAAGGCACAGTGCTGAGACAAGTGGATACG ACCACTGGGAGGCTAAAAATTGGAACATACACAGGACCACTGCAGCATGGAATTGTATACTCAGGTG GTTCGTCAGACATTGTGTGTGATCTATTGGGGGCGAAAGGGAAGGACATCTTGTACATTGGTGATCACATTTTCGGCGACATCCTCAAGTCCAAGAAGCGTCAGGGTTGGAGAACGTTCCTTGTAATTCCTGAGTTGGCTCAGGAGCTGCATGTCTGGACTGACAAGAGCT cTCTTTTTGAGGAACTGCAGAGTCTGGATATTTTCCTGGCAGAGCTCTACAA GCATTTGGACAGCAGTAGTAATGAGAGACCTGACATTAGTTCCCTGCAGAGAAGGATTAAG AAAGTAACACATGACATGGATATGTGCTACGGAATGATGGGTAGTCTGTTTCGCAGTGGATCCAGGCAGACACTCTTCGCATCACAGGTGATGCGTTATGCTGATCTGTATGCTGCCACCTTCATCAACCTACTCTACTACCCCTTCAGTTACCTGTTCAGAGCAGCCCATGTACAG ATGCCTCATGAGTCCACTGTAGAACACACTCATGTGGACATCAATGACACCGAGTCACCCATGGCAACACGCAACCGTCGCTCTGTGGACTTCAAAGACTACGAGTGCAAGAGGCACCAGCTGACACGGTCCATCAGTGAGATCCAGCCTCCTCATCTGTTCCCTCAGACACCACAGGAGATCACACACTGCCATGACGAGGacgatgatgaggaggaggaggaggaagaagaggaggaagaataG
- the inaa gene encoding internexin neuronal intermediate filament protein, alpha a codes for MSYGSDAHLSSSTSASSSYRKLFGESRFTAGSSSSSARMRTTMVPGSFRTPPVSRSLSMGSYRRSARSLLSSGEIVPLDISQTSALNSEVKIIRTNEKEQLQGLNDRFATFIEKVRSLEQQNKVLEAELVTLRQKQSEPSRLAELYQREIRDLRAQLDETSGDRDRTLIERDGTEDELQKIRAKYDGEARAREEAEQALRSYRKDVDDATVARLELERRVESLLDEMDFMRKVHDEEVAELTTSMQAAQVSMELDTAKPDLTSALKDIRGQYESLASKNLQSAEEWYKAKFANLNEQALKTNEVIRATREELHDYRRQLQAKTVEMETLRGTNESLERQMREMQDGHMAEAAGLQETINHLELELRSTKTEMAHHLRDYQDLLNVKMALDIEIAAYRKLLEGEETHFGAGIAYSSISHDITSMHYAGYQGRSSSSSSRNPKKEKDEEQSKSKSTAQQETTGELTEETSKKKEKTDLVDFNSN; via the exons ATGAGTTACGGTTCAGACGCCCACCTGTCCTCCTCCACCTCCGCCTCTTCTTCATACCGAAAACTGTTCGGGGAGTCTCGCTTCACTGCgggttcctcctcctcctccgctcgGATGAGGACTACCATGGTGCCGGGCAGCTTCAGGACGCCGCCGGTGTCCCGCAGCCTGTCCATGGGCTCGTACCGGAGGTCCGCTCGGTCTCTCCTCTCTTCAGGCGAAATCGTCCCCCTGGACATTTCCCAGACATCAGCGCTCAACAGTGAAGTGAAGATCATCAGGACCAATGAGAAAGAGCAGCTGCAGGGCCTGAACGACCGCTTCGCCACCTTCATCGAGAAGGTGCGCAGCCTGGAGCAGCAGAACAAGGTGCTGGAGGCCGAGCTGGTGACGCTGCGCCAAAAGCAGAGCGAGCCGTCCAGACTGGCCGAGCTGTACCAGCGCGAGATCCGCGACCTGCGCGCGCAGCTGGACGAGACGAGCGGGGACCGGGACCGGACTCTCATCGAGCGGGACGGAACGGAGGATGAGCTGCAGAAGATCCGAGCCAAATACGATGGCGAGGCGAGAGCGCGCGAGGAGGCCGAGCAAGCGCTGCGCTCCTACCGCAAGGACGTGGACGACGCCACAGTGGCGCGCCTGGAGCTGGAGAGGAGAGTAGAGTCCCTGCTGGATGAGATGGACTTCATGAGGAAGGTGCACGACGAGGAGGTGGCCGAGCTCACTACCAGCATGCAGGCGGCGCAGGTGTCAATGGAGCTGGACACAGCCAAGCCTGACCTCACCTCCGCGCTCAAGGATATCCGCGGACAGTACGAGTCGCTGGCGTCCAAGAACCTGCAGTCCGCTGAGGAGTGGTACAAGGCCAAGTTCGCCAATCTCAATGAACAAGCCCTGAAAACCAACGAGGTTATCAGAGCCACCAGAGAGGAGCTGCATGACTACAGGAGGCAACTCCAGGCTAAAACTGTGGAGATGGAGACCCTCAGAGGAACCAACGAGTCCCTGGAACGCCAAATGCGAGAGATGCAGGATGGGCACATGGCGGAAGCTGCGGGCCTTCAG GAAACAATTAATCATCTGGAACTTGAACTAAGAAGCACCAAGACTGAGATGGCCCATCATCTAAGAGATTACCAGGATTTACTCAATGTCAAGATGGCCCTGGATATAGAAATTGCAGCATACAG AAAACTGCTTGAAGGAGAGGAGACCCATTTTGGTGCTGGGATAGCTTACTCCAGCATCAGCCACGACATTACCAGCATGCACTATGCTGGCTACCAGGGTCGCTCCTCCTCCAGCTCATCCCGCAATcctaagaaagagaaagatgaagagCAGAGCAAATCCAAGTCAACAGCTCAACAGGAGACCACTGGAGAACTGACTGAGGAGACttcaaagaaaaaagagaagacgGATCTAGTGGATTTTAATTCAAATTAG